From the genome of Arthrobacter sp. SLBN-122:
GAGCAGGATGCCCAGGATGCCCACCCACTCACCCCAGTTGGTCAGGAAACCGTAGACCAGAGCGACGGGGACGAAGAAGAAGACTCCAGAGCCAAAGATCCAGGATTCGATTTTCACTGTGCGGTGTCCTTCTGGTCGGCGTTGCCGAGAACCGATGCTGCGGGTGCCGGCGACTCAACGGTGTGGACCTGGCGCAGTTCCGGGTGGTGCAGGTCCAGGGCGGGACGCTCCGAACGGATCCGGGGCAGGGACGTGAAGTTGTGGCGCGGCGGCGGGCAGGACGTGGCCCACTCGAGCGAGGCACCAAAGCCCCACGGATCATCAACCTGGACCTTCTCAGCATTGCGCCAGGTGATGTAGACGTTCCAGAAGAACGGGATCAGGGACGCACCGAGGACGAATGAGGCCACGGTGGAGAACTGGTTCATCCAGGTGAAGTTGTCCTCCACCAGGTAGTCGGCGTAGCGGCGGGGCATGCCCTCGACGCCGAGCCAGTGCTGGATCAGGAAGGTGCCGTGGAAGCCAAGGAACAGAAGCCAGAAGTGGATTTTGCCCAGGCGCTCATTGAGCATCTTGCCGGTCCATTTGGGCCACCAGAAGTAGAACCCGGCGAACATGGCGAACACCACAGTGCCGAACACCACATAGTGGAAGTGGGCCACCACGAAGTAGGAGTCCGAGACGTGGAAGTCCAGCGGCGGGGAGGCCAGGATGATGCCGGTCAGGCCGCCGAAGAGGAAGGTGATCATGAAGCCGATGCTCCACAGCATGGGTGTCTCGAAGGTCAGCGAGCCACGCCACATGGTGCCGATCCAGTTGAAGAACTTCACGCCGGTGGGCACTGCGATGAGCATGGTCATGAACGAGAAGAACGGCAGCAGGACGGCGCCCGTGACGTACATGTGGTGTGCCCACACCGTCACAGAGAGGGCCGCAATGGCGATGGTGGCGTAGACCAGGCCCTTGTAGCCGAAGATCGGCTTGCGGCTGAAGACCGGGAAGATCTCGGACACGATGCCGAAGAACGGCAGCGCAATGATGTACACCTCCGGGTGGCCGAAGAACCAGAACAGGTGCTGCCAGAGGACGGCGCCGCCGTTCTCCGGATCGAAGATGTGGGCACCGAACTTGCGGTCCGCGCCCAGCGCGAACAGGGCGGCGGCCAGCGGCGGGAACGCCATGAGCACCAGGATGGCGGTGATTAGCGTGTTCCACGTGAAGATCGGCATCCGCCACATGGTCATGCCCGGAGCGCGCATGCAGATGATGGTGGTGATGAAGTTGACCGCACCGAGGATGGTGCCGAAGCCGGACAGCGCCAGGCCGAAGACCCACAGGTCACCGCCGATGCCCGGGGTGAAGGTGGTGTTGGACAGCGGTGCGTAGGCGAACCAACCGAACGAGGCAGCACCCTGCGGCGTGATGAACCCGGACACCGCAATGGTGGAACCGAACAGGAAGAACCAGAACGCCAGCGCGTTCAGGCGGGGAAACGCCACGTCAGGGGCGCCGATCTGCAGCGGCATGATGACGTTGGCGAACCCGGCGAACAGCGGGGTGGCGAACATCAGCAGCATAACGGTGCCGTGCATGGTGAACAGCTGGTTGTACTGTTCCTTGGTCTGCAGGATCTGCATGCCGGGTTCGAACAGCTCGGCGCGGATCAGCAGCGCCATCACGCCGCCCAGGCAGAAGAACACGAAGGACGCGATCAGGTACATGTACCCGATGGTCTTGTGGTCGGTGGAGGTGATCCAGTTGACGACGATGCGCCCCTTGGACTTGGGTACCACGGGAGCCGACAGGACTCCCGTGGGTGCGGATTGGGTGTACGTAGCCACGTCGCTCCCCTTACTTATTTTCGTTCAGGTTCGGGTTGCGGTCGTACTCCACGCCGAGCAGGCCGGTGTTGCCTTCAGCCTTGAGCTGGTCCATGTGGGTTTGGAATTCGGATTCCGACACCACCTTGACGCGGAACAGCATTTCGGAGTGGTACTCGCCGCAGAGTTCGGCACACTTGCCGTCGTAGGTGCCCTCTTTAGTGGGGGTGAACCGGATGTAGTTGGTCTTGCCGGGAATCATGTCGCGCTTCTGCAGGAAGGCGGGAACCCAGAAGGAGTGGATGACATCGCGGGCGTTGAGCTCGAGGTCAACAGACTTGTTGACCGGCAGGTACAGGGTGGGGAGCTGTTCCTTGTCGATGGTGTTGCCGGTGAGGTGGGCCTGGACCCCGGCCTCGTGCACGTCTTCCTGGATCACGTCGCCGGACTTGTAGTTGAAGTCCCACGCCCACTGCTTGCCGCGGACGTCCACTACGACGTCGGCCGGCTGCGATCGGTCATCGATCGCCTGCTGGTCGCGGTCGGTGAAGTAGAAGAACACCAGGACCATAAAGATCGGGATGGTGAGGTAGAAGACTTCCAGCGGAAGGTTGAAGCTGGTCTGGCGGGGGAAGCCAACCGTGCCCTTGCGGCGGCGGTAGGCGATCAGGCACCAGATGATCAGACCCCACGTAATGGTGCCCACCACGAGCGCAGCAATCCATGAGTTGACCCAGAGGTCCATGATGCGGTCGGTGTTGCTGGTGGTGCCACGTTCAGTGGGCATCCACCCCTTCTCTACCTCTGGCGAACATCCGGTCAAAACCAACGCGCCGGCAATAGCCAAGCTTGAGATCGTGGTGATCGTTTTGCGTCGGCTGCCGGTTCGGTTCTGCGAACTCACAGACGGCCCTTCCTACTTGTTGCTGTTGTCCGGGCAACCATCGGCGCTCCGGGCACAAAAAAGTTTTACTACTCGGTGTAGAGCTTACCGCTCCCCCGGGCGTTTCGCCCACATGTCGGCGCCGAGCCCCCGTGCCGTTTTGGACGGCAGGAAGCCCGGCGCGGACATCAGGCGAAATAACCGGCTTAGTGGAATGAATCGCCGCAGGCGCAGGACCCGCCGGCGTTCGGATTGTCGATGGTGAAGCCCTGCTTCGAGATGGTGTCTTCGAAGTCGATGCTGGCGCCGCTCAGGTACGGCACGCTCATCTTGTCGACGACAACCTCGACGCCGTCGTAGTCGCGGACAGCGTCACCATCAAGGAGCCGTTCGTCGAAGTAGAGCTGGTAAATCAGCCCCGAGCATCCGCCGGGCTGCACAGCCACGCGCAGGCGCAGGTCGGTGCGGCCTTCCTGCTCCAGGAGGCTGCGGACCTTGCCTGCAGCGACGTCGGTCAGGTTGACCTCGTGAACGGGCAGTTCGTCGCTGGCCACACTGGTGGCGGCGGTGCTGTTTTCGTTGGTTGCGGTGCTCATTGGCCTACCTTCTTAGGACGGTCTGGCGGCGTCGCCGTAACGGCGCCTGCCCCTACAAATACGGTATGGGCTATAGCTACATGCTACGCGCGGCAGTCCTGTAGCTCTAACTCCTGGCGTAACCGTCAAAGCACGCCGGTTGTTCCCTGGCTTTCCGCTGCGCGGACTTCACCATGCAGGACCCCTACCCGCCGGCCGTAAGGCCTTCACTGTTCAGCCGCGTGAGCATGAGGGCCTCGGCCAGGATGGCGTTGCGGAAGTCACCGATGTGCAGGGATTCGTTGGCGCTGTGCGCCCGCGAATCGGGGTCCTCCACGCCGGTCACCAGGATCTGCGCACCTGGGTACACGTCCGTCAGGTCGGCAATGAAGGGAATGGAACCCCCGATCCCCGTTTCAACGGCAGGAACTCCCCACGCCTCGCCCAGGGCCCACATGGCAACCGTTGCCGCCGTGGAGGAGGTGTCGGTCCGGAAGGGGTTCCCCGCCTCCCCTGGCGTGAAGAGGACCTTTGCGCCGAATGGGGCGTTGGCCTCCACGTGCCGGCGGACCGCCTCCATGGCCTCGGCGGGGACCTGCCCCGGGGCCAGCCGCAGACTGAACTTTGCCCGCGCGCGCGGGATGAGGGTGTTGGAGGCGACGTCCACGGCGGGTGCGTCGAAGCCGATGATCGACAAGGCCGGCTTGGTCCACAGCCGCGATGCGATGCTTCCCGTTCCTGCCAGCCGGACGCCGTCGAGCACGGATGCATCCGCACGGTAATCCGCCTCCGGCATGTCGACCGTTACCGTGTCACTGGCCACCAGGCCCTCGATCGCCACGTTGCCGTCGGCATCGTGGAGGGTGGCAATCAGGCGGGACAAGAGGGTGGGTGCATCCAGGACCGGGCCCCCGTACATCCCGGAATGCACCGCATGGTCAAGGACCTGCACCTCAATCGTTCCGTCCACCAGCCCGCGCAGGCTTGTGGTCAGGGCAGGCACGCCGACTTTCCAGTTGCTGGAATCGGCCACCACAATAACGTCCGCCCGCAGGAGCTCGCGGTTGGCCTCCAGGAATGTCCGGAACGTGGGCGACCCCGCTTCTTCCTCCCCTTCGATGAAGAAGGTGATTCCCAGTCCCAGTGAGTCGGCAAGGACCTCCGAAAGAGCCGTGTAGGCGGCAACGTGGGCCATGATGCCGGCTTTGTCGTCAGCGGCGCCGCGCCCGTAGAGGCGTCCGTCTTTCTCGACGGCGGTAAAGGGCTCTGTTTCCCACAGCGCCTCGTCGCCCACCGGCTGGACGTCATGGTGCGCATACAGGAGGACGGTGGGTTGTCCTTCAGCGGCAGGACGGCGGGCGACGACGGCTGGGCCGCCGGGCGTACCGTCAGCCTTGTTGACGGACAGCACCTGCACTTCTTCGATCCCGGCGTTCCGGAGGAGCTCCGCGACCGCCTGGGCGCTGCGCTCCAGGGGCGTGCGGTCGAAGCTGGGCCATGCGATGCCCGGAATGGCGACGAGTTCTTTGAGCCGTGCCAGTGTCTGGTCGAAGGAGCGGTCTACTGCCGAACGGAGATCTTCCGTCCTGCCGGTAACCTCAGGGGCCGGTCCTGTTGTGCCGGCGGTGCTGTGCGGGGTGCCCGCGGGTGATGAAGTCATGGCCAAAACATTACCCCCGTCACATTCCGCTGCCCGTCAGGGCAGACGCGGAAGCAGGCATCGCTCCGGCTGCTGCAAGGTATTCTGTTCAGGTGTTCGGACGTAGAAAAGAAGCGCCCACGGCGCAGGAAACAGTAGACCAGCAGGCAGCGGAAGCGGCAGCGCGGCAGAACAGTGCGATGGGCAAGGGTGCGCCTACCCCCACCCGGAAGGCCCAGGAAGCTGCCCGCAAGCGCCCGCTGGTGCCTGAGGACCGCAAGGCGTCCAAGGCGGCCGAGCGCCAGGCCGTCCAGGAACAGCGGCTGAAGATGCGGCGTGCCCTGGATACCGGCGACGAGAAATTCCTGCCGCTGCGCGACAAGGGCCCGCAGAAGCGGTTTGCCCGCGACTTTGTGGATGCCCGTTTCAACCTTGGCGAGTACCTGATGTTCGGTGCCCTGGTCTTCGTGCTGGTCTCCTTGGTGGTTCCGGCCTCCAGCGACATGATGATCTACGTCCTGGGAGCTTTCTGGGTCATGTTCCTCGCAGTCTTCGTCGACGTCTTCATCCTTTCCCGCAAGCTCCGCAAGCGTCTGGCGGAGAAGTTCGGTGAGGTGGAGCGGGGCACCGTTTGGTACGGCTCCATGCGCTCCCTGCAGTTCCGGAAACTGCGGCTGCCGAAGCCCCAGGTCCAGCGCGGACAGTACCCTGGCTGAACCTGGCAACGACTTCAAGCAGGCAAGCCCCGGCGGTATCCGCCGGGGCTTGCGTACTTAACAGGTTTTCAGGGGCGGCGGTTCTTTGCCAACTGCTTGTTGATCCGCGCCGCCCAGAACGGTCCTTCATAGAGGAACGCGGTATACCCCTGTACCAGGGTCGCACCGGCGTCGAGCCTCGCCTGGACGTCCTGTGCCGACTCCACGCCACCAACCGAGACCAGGGCCAGGGCGCCGTCGGTGGCGCTCCTCAGCCTCTCCAGCACCTCAAGGGAACGCTCCTTCAGAGGAGCGCCGGAGAGCCCGCCGGCCCCGCATTTCGCCACCTCTTCCGCCGGCGAGGACAGTCCCGTACGGGCAATGGTGGTGTTGGTGGCGATGATGCCGTCAAGTTTCAGGTCCAGGGCAAGGCGCGCGACGTCGTCGATATCCTCATCGCTGAGGTCCGGGGCAATTTTGACCAGCAGCGGCACATGCCGTCCGGCGGCCCGGTCGGCTTCCTGCCCCACCGCGGTCAGGAGCGGGCGGAGCGTTTCCACGTCCTGCAGCAGCCGCAGCCCCGGAGTGTTGGGGGAACTGACGTTGACCACCAGATAATCGGCGGCGGGCGCCAGGCTGCGGGCGCTCACCAGGTAGTCATCCACGGCGTCGGCCAGCTCCACTACTTTGGTCTTGCCGATGTTGACCCCGATGACAGGCCTGACGGCCGGGTACCGGCGCTGAAGCGCGGCCCGCGCTGCCTTGAGCCGGGGCGCAACGGCCGATGCGCCGTCGTTGTTGAATCCCATCCGGTTGATGACGGCACGGTCCTGGACCAGGCGGAACAGCCGCGGCTTTTCGTTGCCGGGCTGGGCCTGGCCGGTGATGGTGCCCACTTCAATGTGCCCGAAGCCAAGCTCGGTGAGGGCCTCGATGCCGTGCCCTTCCTTGTCGAATCCGGCGGCAAGCCCGAACGGCGACGGAAAGGTGACGCCGAAGGCGGTGGTCTGGAGCGACGGCGCCGGCGCCGTCAGTTTCCGCAGGACCTTCCCCGCGCCGGAAGCATGCGCGAGCCTGATCCCTTTGAATCCGATCTTGTGGGCGCGCTCGGCGTCCATCCATGAAAAGGCCAGCCTGAAGAAAGTGGGATAAACGCGCATGCCTCCAGTTTCCCGTCTCATGGCGCGCCTTACCAAAACGAAGAAGGCCGCACCGGAACGGCGTGTGCTCCCGTGCCGGTTTAGCATGAGCACATGCAGTGGCAACAGGACATCCTGGGCGGCGACTTCGAGTCGCACTCCTTCGCGGCCGCGGGACCTGACGGGGTTGACCGGACGGCAACCCTGGTGCGGCTCCGGCCATCCCCGGGCAGGGACGCTGCCGGCGGCGGCCGGCGGGCCGTTCTCTTCCTGCACGGCTGGAGCGATTACTTCTTCAACGTTGACCTGGCGCTGTTCTGGGCTTCGGCAGGCTACGACTTCTACGCGCTGGACATGCACAACCATGGACGGAGCCTGCGGCCGGAATCGCCGGGCGGCTATGTGGCCGACCTGGCCGCCTATGATGCTGAAATCGAAGAAGCGTTCCGCATTATCCGGGAGGCCGGCGCCCCGGGGCCCCTGGCCCTGATGGGCCATTCCACCGGCGGGCTGGTGGCGGCACTGTGGACCACCCGCCATCCGGAGGCGGTTTCGCTGCTGGTCCTCAACAGTCCGTGGCTGGAAATGCACGGCAGTTCGCTGGTGCGGCGGGCCGCATCCAGCATGGTGCGCCCGGTGGCCCGATTCCGCCCCCAGGCAGTCCTCCGGCTGCCGGAGCGCGGCCATTATTGGCGGACCATCAGCAGTGCGGCCGACGGCGAGTGGCCGCTTGATGAGCGCTACCGCCCCCGCCTGGCCTTTCCGGTACGCGCCGGATGGCTGAAGGCGGTCCTGGCTGGGCAGGCCAAGGTGGCCCGTGGCCTGGAGATTGAGGCGCCGGTTCTGGTCCTGCTCTCCAAGGGCAGCGCGAACGGGCTCCTCTGGTCAGAGGAAATGCGGCGCACCGACGCGGTCCTGGACGTCAATACCATCAGTGCCCGGGCACTGACCCTGGGCCGCACCGTCACCGTCGAACGGATCGACGGGGCCCTGCACGACGTCTTCCTCTCGCCCCAACCCATCCGGGCCGATGCATACCGGCGCCTGGGGCGCTGGTTGCGCGCTTACGGATGAGGCCGAGGCAGCCTACGGATGAGGCTGAGCCGCCTGGGCAGTTGCCGAAGGGGCCGGAGCAGCGGCGGCATCCACCGCGCCACCGTACCGGCGGTCCCGCCTGGCATATTCCTCGACGGCGGCCCAAAGGGTCCGCCTGTCCACATCCGGCCACAGCGTGTCCATGAAAACGAACTCCGCGTAGGCCGACTGCCAGAGCAGGAAGTTGGACAGCCGCTGCTCCCCTGAGCTGCGGAGGAAGAGGTCAACATCAGGCAGGTCGGGCTCGTCAAGGTACTTCTGTATGGTCCGCTCGGTAATGGCGCCGGGCTTCAACTTGCCGGCGGCCACATCGGCCGCAATCGCGGAGACCGCGTCCGTGATCTCGGCCCGGCCGCCGTAATTAACACACATGGTCAAATTACAGGTGGTGTTGGCTGCCGTGAACTCTTCGGCCTCCTCCAGTTCCCTAATGACCGAACCCCACAGCCGTGGCCGGCGCCCAGCCCAGCGCACCCGGACTCCCCAGTCATCCAGCTGGTTCCGCTGCCTTCGCAGCACATCCTTGTTAAATCCCATCAGGAAGCGGACTTCCTCAGGCGACCTGCGCCAGTTCTCGGTGGAGAACGCGTAGACGCTGACGTACTCGATGCCCAGTTCGATGGCGCCGGCCATGACATCGAGCAGGGCAGGCTCCCCCGCCTTGTGCCCCTCGATCCTCGGCAGGCCCCGCTGGTTGGCCCACCGGCCGTTGCCGTCCATGACGATGGCCACGTGCCGCGGAATGAATTCAGCCGGAATGGATGGCGCCACCGCGCCGGAGGGATGGGGGTACGGCACCAGCACGGGATGCGTGCGCCGTCGCGGTGCATTGTTCTTTTTTCCCAGGGCCACAGTCAGCTACGCTCCACATGTTTGAGGGATTTCAGTACTCGTTCCAGATGCCATTGCAGGTACGCGGCCACCAGTCCCGCTGCTTCCTTGCGGTGCTGGGGCAAGGAAGCGTCCGCCGTCAACCAGTCCCCGGTCAGCAGTGCTGCCAGCAGCGTAACGGTCTCCGCGGCAGGGGCGGGCGACCCGGGCGGGCGGCACTGTGCACAGACCATGCCGCCAAGGGGCGCGGAGAAGGCCGTATGCGGGCCCGGCATGCCGCAGCGGGAGCAGTCAGTGAAACTGGGCGCCCACCCGCCCGTGGCAAGGGCGCGCAGAAGATAGGAATCCAGGATGAGGCCCGCAGAATGTTCGTCACGGCTCAGTGCGGCGAGGGCCCCCACCAGCAGGTTGTACTGTGCAGTGCCGGCCTCGCCATCGACGTCCGTGAGTTTCTCCGCCGTTTCGGTCATCGCGGCGGCCACCGTGTACCTGCCGTAGTCCGCGGCGATGCTGCCGCCGTATGCCCCTTTTGCGACGGCCTGCGTGACGATGTCCAGCGTCCGGCCGGACACCAACTGGAGGTCGGCCACCATGAAAGGTTCGAGTCTGGCACCGAAACGGCTACTGGTGCGGCGCACCCCCTTGGCCACGGCGCGGACCTGCCCGTGGTGTTTGGTCAGGAGGGTGATGATGCGGTCCGCCTCGCCCAGCTTGTGGGTACGGAGCACCACGGCGTCGTCCCGGTACGCCCGGGAGGCAAAAGACTGTTGGACCACGCTCTATCTTCCCATCCTGCCCGGCACTGCGCTGCCAGGCGGCGGTGTTGCCGCCGGCTGCAACCGGCGGCACCACCGGCAGGTATCAGGCCTGGGCGTCCCGAATGGCGCGGTTGACTGCTGAAATCACGGCCTTGAGGGACGACATGCTGGTGTTGGCGTCGATGCCCACACCCCACAGCACCCGCTCCCCCACTGCGCATTCAACGTAGGCCGCAGCCATGGCGTTGCCGCCTTCGGACAGCGCGTGCTCGCTGTAGTCCAGGACGCGGACGTCCACGCCGTCCTCATGCAGGATATTCAGCAGCGCCGCGATGGGACCGTTGCCGGTGCCTGTCCGGCTGACCTGGGCGCCGTCGATGGTGAGCGACGCGTGCAGCGTCATGCCGCCGTCGTCATCCGTTTCAGTCTTGACCCCGCCCAGGGAGTAGCGCCCCCACTGCCCGTCAGACTTGCCCGAGGGCAGGTATTCGTCCTGGAAGATCTGCCAGAGCTGCGCGCCGCTGACTTCCCCGCCTACGGTGTCGGTGCGGCGCTGGATGACGCCCGAGAATTCGATCTGGGCGCGGCGCGGCAGGTCAAGGCTGTGCTCGTTCTTCAGCAGGTAGGCCACGCCGCCCTTGCCGGACTGGGAGTTGACCCGGATCACGGCCTCGTAGCTGCGGCCCAGGTCCTTGGGGTCGACGGGGAGGTACGGAACCTGCCAGGTGAAGTCGTCCACAGGCTTGCCGGCTGCGGCGGCGTCGCGCTCCAGCGCCTCGAAGCCCTTCTTGATGGCATCCTGGTGGGAGCCCGAGAAGGCGGTGAACACCAGGTCGCCACCGTACGGCGAACGTTCCGGGACCGGCAGCTGGTTGCAGTATTCAACAGTGCGGCGGACGTCGTCGATGTTGGAGAAGTCGATCATGGGGTCGATGCCCTGGACGAACAGGTTCAGACCCAGGGTCACCAGGTCCACGTTGCCGGTGCGTTCACCGTTGCCGAAGAGGCAGCCCTCAATACGGTCCGCGCCGGCCATGTAGCCCAGCTCGGCGGCTGCGACGCCCGTTCCCCGGTCATTGTGGGGGTGCAGGGACAGGATGATGCCCTCGCGCGGGTGCAGGTGCCGGCTCATCCACTCGATGGAATCGGCGTAGACGTTGGGGGTGGCCATTTCCACGGTTGCGGGCAGGTTGATGATGACCTGGCGGTCGGCGGAAGCCTCAAATACATCGGCGACCGCATTGCAGACCCGGACCGCGTACTCGAGCTCGGTGCCTGTGAAGGACTCCGGGGAGTACTCGTAGGTCACGTGCGTGTCGGCGAGGGTTTCCTCGTACTTCCTGCACAGCCGGGCACCCTGGAGGGCGATGTCCAGGATGCCGTCCTCGTCCTGGTTGAAGACCACGCGCCGCTGCAGCACGGACGTGGAGTTGTAGAGGTGCACGATGGCCTGCTTGGCACCCACCAGGGACTCGTAGGTCCGTTCGATCAGGTGTTCCCGGGCCTGAGTCAGGACCTGGATGGTGACGTCGTCCGGGATGTGGTTGCCTTCGATGAGCTGGCGGACGAAGTCGAAGTCCGTCTGCGAAGCGGACGGGAAACCGACCTCGATCTCCTTGTAACCCATGCGGACCAGCAGGTCGAACATCTTCATCTTGCGGGCCGGGCTCATGGGGTCGATGAGGGCCTGGTTGCCGTCGCGCAGGTCAACGGCGCACCAGCGCGGGGCCTTGGTGATGACCTTGTCAGGCCAGGTGCGGTCCGGCAGCTCGACCTTGATCTGGTCTTGGAACGGCGTATAACGGTGGGCAGGCATTCCTGAGGGCTTTTGTGCGTTTCGCATGATGTTCGTGGCCTTTTCTATGGATCTTCAGTGAAAGGGTGGCCGGGCAACACAAACTCCGCAGCGAGGGTGGGCCGTGCGCTAGATAGCGTCTGTGGCCTCGCCGCGGCAGCTAAGGAGAAGGAGTTCTGCACGCACTCTTTGAGGGTAACACGGGTGCGTAAGATGAAAGGGCACTACCGTCCGTGAAGTCCAGCATGCAGACGCCTCCGGTGTACAGCCGGACGCAGGCGTCCCAGCAAAAGGAGTTGCAGTGCCCATATCGGGGATCGATTTGTCCACCATTGATCACACAGTCCGGCCGCAGGATGACCTCTACCAGCACGTCAACGGCGCCTGGTTGAAAGCCACGGAGATTCCCGACGACCGGCCACTGGAGGGAACCTTTACCGCGCTTCGCGACGGGTCTGAGATCGCTGTCCGGGACATTATCGAGGAAGCGGCGGCCAAGGAGGCCGACGCCAGCGGGATCGAACGGAAGATCGGCGGCCTCTACAACAGCTTCATGGACGAAGCGACCGTCGAAGGCAAGGGCATGGAGCCAATCCGCGGGCGGCTCGGCGACGTGTTCGCCACCGGCTCGGTTTCGGAGCTCATCGCACTGGTGGGCCGGCTGTTCCGGGCGGACGTAGGCGGCCTCTTCTACATCTACCCCGCCCCCGATGCGGGAAACCCAGACCGGGTCCTGTTGTACACCGGGCAGGGCGGCCTGGGCCTTCCCGACGAGTCCTACTACCGGGAAGAGAAGTTTGCCTCCATCGTGTCCGCCTACACAGCACACGTGGAGAAGATGTTCGAATTGGCAGGGGTAGCCGATCCCCATGGTGCAGCCGGGCGGGTTGTTGGACTGGAGACGAAGCTCGCGTCCCACCACTGGGACAACGTCACCCTCAGGGATCCACAGAAGACCTACAACCTTAAGACGGCGGATGAAGCCGCCACCCTGTTCCCCCTCCTGCCCACGTGGTTCGAGGCTGCGGGAATCGACGGGGACAAGCGTACGGAAATCGTGGTGAGCACCCCTGACTTCTTCACGGGCGCAGCCCGGCTCCTGGACGAAGTTCCGGTGGCAACCTGGCAGGAGTGGCTGGCCATGCGTGTCATCAGCGCCGCGGCGCCCTACCTGTCATCTGCGTTCGTGGACGCCAATTTTGCCTTCTACGGCACCACCATCAGCGGCACGCCCCGCAACAAGGACCGGTGGAAGCGCGGTGTGGCCGTCGTCGAATCCGCACTGGGTGAAGCCGTCGGCCAGATCTACGTGGCACGCCATTTCCCCGAATCCCACAAGGCACGGATGCAGACCCTGGTGGACAACCTCATTGAGGCCTACCGCCGCAGCATCAACGACGTGGGCTGGATGGGCGGGGACACCAAAGCCGAAGCCCTCCGGAAGCTGGAGGCCTTCCGGGCCAAGATCGGCTACCCGGACGAGTGGATCGATTATTCAGCCGTGGAGATCGATCCCGAGGATCTCCTGGGGAACGTGGAACGTGCACACAATGCCGACGTCGACCGGCACCTGGACGAGGTGGGCAAGCCGGTGGACCGGAACAAGTGGCTGATGACTCCACAGACGGTCAACGCGTACTACCACCCGATGATGAACGAAATTGTCTTCCCTGCCGCCATTTTGCAGCCCCCGTTCTTTACCGCCGACGCCGACGACGCCGTCAACTACGGCGGCATCGGTGCCGTGATTGGCCACGAGATCGGCCACGGCTTTGATGACCAGGGCTCACAGTTCGACGGCGGCGGGACCCTCCGCAACTGGTGGACGGACCAGGACCGCCAGGCCTTTGAGGCGCTGACGGCGCAGCTCGTGGCCCAGTTCGATGCGCTCTCCCCCACCGCCGCCCCCGGTCACCATGTCAATGGCCGACTGACGCTTGGCGAGAACATCGGCGACCTGGCAGGCC
Proteins encoded in this window:
- a CDS encoding alpha/beta hydrolase, producing MQWQQDILGGDFESHSFAAAGPDGVDRTATLVRLRPSPGRDAAGGGRRAVLFLHGWSDYFFNVDLALFWASAGYDFYALDMHNHGRSLRPESPGGYVADLAAYDAEIEEAFRIIREAGAPGPLALMGHSTGGLVAALWTTRHPEAVSLLVLNSPWLEMHGSSLVRRAASSMVRPVARFRPQAVLRLPERGHYWRTISSAADGEWPLDERYRPRLAFPVRAGWLKAVLAGQAKVARGLEIEAPVLVLLSKGSANGLLWSEEMRRTDAVLDVNTISARALTLGRTVTVERIDGALHDVFLSPQPIRADAYRRLGRWLRAYG
- the ctaD gene encoding aa3-type cytochrome oxidase subunit I — protein: MATYTQSAPTGVLSAPVVPKSKGRIVVNWITSTDHKTIGYMYLIASFVFFCLGGVMALLIRAELFEPGMQILQTKEQYNQLFTMHGTVMLLMFATPLFAGFANVIMPLQIGAPDVAFPRLNALAFWFFLFGSTIAVSGFITPQGAASFGWFAYAPLSNTTFTPGIGGDLWVFGLALSGFGTILGAVNFITTIICMRAPGMTMWRMPIFTWNTLITAILVLMAFPPLAAALFALGADRKFGAHIFDPENGGAVLWQHLFWFFGHPEVYIIALPFFGIVSEIFPVFSRKPIFGYKGLVYATIAIAALSVTVWAHHMYVTGAVLLPFFSFMTMLIAVPTGVKFFNWIGTMWRGSLTFETPMLWSIGFMITFLFGGLTGIILASPPLDFHVSDSYFVVAHFHYVVFGTVVFAMFAGFYFWWPKWTGKMLNERLGKIHFWLLFLGFHGTFLIQHWLGVEGMPRRYADYLVEDNFTWMNQFSTVASFVLGASLIPFFWNVYITWRNAEKVQVDDPWGFGASLEWATSCPPPRHNFTSLPRIRSERPALDLHHPELRQVHTVESPAPAASVLGNADQKDTAQ
- a CDS encoding HesB/IscA family protein, with product MSTATNENSTAATSVASDELPVHEVNLTDVAAGKVRSLLEQEGRTDLRLRVAVQPGGCSGLIYQLYFDERLLDGDAVRDYDGVEVVVDKMSVPYLSGASIDFEDTISKQGFTIDNPNAGGSCACGDSFH
- the ctaC gene encoding aa3-type cytochrome oxidase subunit II, giving the protein MSSQNRTGSRRKTITTISSLAIAGALVLTGCSPEVEKGWMPTERGTTSNTDRIMDLWVNSWIAALVVGTITWGLIIWCLIAYRRRKGTVGFPRQTSFNLPLEVFYLTIPIFMVLVFFYFTDRDQQAIDDRSQPADVVVDVRGKQWAWDFNYKSGDVIQEDVHEAGVQAHLTGNTIDKEQLPTLYLPVNKSVDLELNARDVIHSFWVPAFLQKRDMIPGKTNYIRFTPTKEGTYDGKCAELCGEYHSEMLFRVKVVSESEFQTHMDQLKAEGNTGLLGVEYDRNPNLNENK
- a CDS encoding quinone-dependent dihydroorotate dehydrogenase, with translation MRVYPTFFRLAFSWMDAERAHKIGFKGIRLAHASGAGKVLRKLTAPAPSLQTTAFGVTFPSPFGLAAGFDKEGHGIEALTELGFGHIEVGTITGQAQPGNEKPRLFRLVQDRAVINRMGFNNDGASAVAPRLKAARAALQRRYPAVRPVIGVNIGKTKVVELADAVDDYLVSARSLAPAADYLVVNVSSPNTPGLRLLQDVETLRPLLTAVGQEADRAAGRHVPLLVKIAPDLSDEDIDDVARLALDLKLDGIIATNTTIARTGLSSPAEEVAKCGAGGLSGAPLKERSLEVLERLRSATDGALALVSVGGVESAQDVQARLDAGATLVQGYTAFLYEGPFWAARINKQLAKNRRP
- a CDS encoding dipeptidase, yielding MTSSPAGTPHSTAGTTGPAPEVTGRTEDLRSAVDRSFDQTLARLKELVAIPGIAWPSFDRTPLERSAQAVAELLRNAGIEEVQVLSVNKADGTPGGPAVVARRPAAEGQPTVLLYAHHDVQPVGDEALWETEPFTAVEKDGRLYGRGAADDKAGIMAHVAAYTALSEVLADSLGLGITFFIEGEEEAGSPTFRTFLEANRELLRADVIVVADSSNWKVGVPALTTSLRGLVDGTIEVQVLDHAVHSGMYGGPVLDAPTLLSRLIATLHDADGNVAIEGLVASDTVTVDMPEADYRADASVLDGVRLAGTGSIASRLWTKPALSIIGFDAPAVDVASNTLIPRARAKFSLRLAPGQVPAEAMEAVRRHVEANAPFGAKVLFTPGEAGNPFRTDTSSTAATVAMWALGEAWGVPAVETGIGGSIPFIADLTDVYPGAQILVTGVEDPDSRAHSANESLHIGDFRNAILAEALMLTRLNSEGLTAGG
- a CDS encoding DUF3043 domain-containing protein: MFGRRKEAPTAQETVDQQAAEAAARQNSAMGKGAPTPTRKAQEAARKRPLVPEDRKASKAAERQAVQEQRLKMRRALDTGDEKFLPLRDKGPQKRFARDFVDARFNLGEYLMFGALVFVLVSLVVPASSDMMIYVLGAFWVMFLAVFVDVFILSRKLRKRLAEKFGEVERGTVWYGSMRSLQFRKLRLPKPQVQRGQYPG